The Methanococcoides methylutens genome segment CACAAGTAAACTTTACTTGATTATATCTAAAACTAGATGGATTTGTTTCGCAAAGTGCTAACTAAGATACACCCACCAATTGACATCATGCAACAAGATAAAACATCAGCAGATGTTGATTGTTAAATAGATTAACTTCAAATTTATGTCGTATACATATTAATAAGTAGAAATTGCCTGAGGACACATGCAATTTTACTTTACATACTCTAAAGTTGATTTTTCGAAAATACTTATATAAAATACCTCCTTTTTTATACCAACTGAATAACGAGGTTATAATCATGACAATAGTAGAAGATGCCCAAGCTGGCCAAATTACAGAGCCAATGAAAGTTGTCGCTGAATTCGAAGGTTTAGAGCCTGAGTTCATCAGACGTGGAATCGCTGCAGGTAGGATCGTAATCCCAACCTCACCATATAGGGATGTCAAGTACTGTGGTATCGGTGAAGGCCTTACAACAAAGGTCAATGCATCAATCGGTGCATCCTCAGATATCGTCGACCTTGACATGGAAGTTGAAAAAGCAAAGGCTGCAGAAGCTGCTGGTGCAGACACACTTATGGAGCTTGGAACCGGCGGAGACTTCCTTGGAATCAGGAAAGCTGTCTGTGACGCAACATCACTTTCCGTTGGATCAGTTCCTTTATACCAGGCATTTATCACAGCTGCAAAGAGAGACGGTTCTATCATTCACATGACAGAAGATGACCTCTGGCATGCAACTGAAGAACAGGCAAAGCTTGGTACAAACTTCATGGCTATCCACACAGGTATCAACAACATTGTTCTCGACAGGCTCAAAGCACACGGTCGTTACGGTGGTATCTGCTCCCGTGGCGGTGCTTTCATGACCACATGGATGCTCCACAACGAGAAGGAAAACCCACTTTACGCTGACTTCGACTACCTTTGTGAGATCCTCAAGGAGCACGAAGTTGTCCTCTCCACAGGTAACGGAATGCGCGCAGGTGCTATCCACGATGCTACCGACAGGGCACAGATCCAGGAGCTTATCATCAACTCTGAGTGCGCACAGAAAGCACACGACAAATATGGTCTTCAGGTAATTGTAGAAGGTCCAGGTCACGTACCACTCGATGAAGTAGAGATGAATGTCAAACTCATGAAGTCAATGAGCGGACACAAGCCATT includes the following:
- the thiC gene encoding phosphomethylpyrimidine synthase ThiC, which produces MTIVEDAQAGQITEPMKVVAEFEGLEPEFIRRGIAAGRIVIPTSPYRDVKYCGIGEGLTTKVNASIGASSDIVDLDMEVEKAKAAEAAGADTLMELGTGGDFLGIRKAVCDATSLSVGSVPLYQAFITAAKRDGSIIHMTEDDLWHATEEQAKLGTNFMAIHTGINNIVLDRLKAHGRYGGICSRGGAFMTTWMLHNEKENPLYADFDYLCEILKEHEVVLSTGNGMRAGAIHDATDRAQIQELIINSECAQKAHDKYGLQVIVEGPGHVPLDEVEMNVKLMKSMSGHKPFYMLGPLVTDVSPGRDHIVTAIGAATSASHGCDFLCYVTPAEHLALPNKEDVIEGVKTSKIAAHVGDMVKLGKRDQDLAMGRARRDLDWNKMFDLALDPELARKIRTERASADEDACTMCGDFCAVKIVNQNYNLAK